Genomic segment of candidate division KSB1 bacterium:
ATCCTGGACATTTACAGCGCGACGAATTCTGGCCTCCAGGGCGTCGAGGTAGTCGGCCATCTTTTCAGTATGATATTCATAATCAAGCGGAACGGATGCCAACATAAGATCTTTTTCACTTAAAAGTGTCTGCATAATTTTATCGCTGTCGGGATCAGATGTGACCAGGCCTGCAATGATCTCCAAATCGTCCGTATCCTTCTCCAAAACGACCAATTTTTTATTGATCTCCTCAATATTATTCTGCAGGTTTTTTACTTTTTTCTTTAAAAAAGTGTTAGTCTTTGCAAGTGCAGTATTAGAACTATTCTCAAACAGCCGGTTGCTAATCGAAATCGAGCTAAACAGAATACTGCCGATTGCAACAGCCGTAACAAGAAAATAAACGGCTGCTCGCCGCACATTAAACTCAAACTGCCGAAACTCAGATTCCCTATCTGAGAAAAAAACCAGACGAATTTTATCCATACCGTATATCTTCTTTAACGCCGTAAGATTTTATTGTTTTTGGTGGATTTAACGAACGGGTTAAATACTTATTCAATATTTACAAACTTTGTACTGTTGATGCAGATTTTAAAAACTACGGAATATAAGAAACTTTTTTAAAAAAATCAACTTGTGCTGTCGGTGGTGGTGTGATTGGTCAAATTCGAATTCATAGAATTACATGAATGAACACGAGTATAGCTGAATGGATTTCGGCTAAGGCTTGCCTGTTTGACTCAAACCAAAATAAACGGCAAAATCCGATTCATCGTTTGCACTAAGCTCCAAACTAAATTTTAAACGTGAAGGAAGATGCAAATCAAGGCCAAACAATGGGCTCATTAGCAGACCGCTGGTGTACATTCCCTTTTCTCGGGTTACGGTTGTGTTTTGTCCACTAAATATGAGC
This window contains:
- a CDS encoding M23 family metallopeptidase; amino-acid sequence: MDKIRLVFFSDRESEFRQFEFNVRRAAVYFLVTAVAIGSILFSSISISNRLFENSSNTALAKTNTFLKKKVKNLQNNIEEINKKLVVLEKDTDDLEIIAGLVTSDPDSDKIMQTLLSEKDLMLASVPLDYEYHTEKMADYLDALEARIRRAVNVQDVIEDKFLQTQKEIKYIPSIRPVQGGRVTDKFGRRRDPFVERVKHHQGIDLSARYGTKIYAAASGKVEFIRVRYRLNKGYGRVVIIDHGFGYKTLYGHLSKIYVKQGQQVERWQEIGLSGDTGRATGPHLHYEVWHKGRAQNPEDFILN